From a region of the Alnus glutinosa chromosome 1, dhAlnGlut1.1, whole genome shotgun sequence genome:
- the LOC133858906 gene encoding protein SIEVE ELEMENT OCCLUSION B-like, whose product MASKLLIAAAKPAINGELSVLSMSDEQIMNQIYATHVHADEKFDADSLFVVVENVLKRATLIVDNVVMGTQDHLENLEDKAPKASFSPPLCTLKQLSSEMACKAPGEEIAHKTTMSILNKLSTYSWDAKAVLTLAAFALDYGDFWLLAQLHSSDQLAKSMGILRRVPTILKRPVLQKYGKEIVEVNNLIKATLEVIESIFELEKLSIYDTKDVPALSTAMDRIPVDAYWAIITIVACMTQMCCLTSDENKRQELSPFAQKINITLNFLKMQIKLCHQQIDELEAYRKLKKLLRTPTEIMEVFKALVFAKDNVQQLIDGSTNKLVSIDVLKKKNVVLFLSGLDVSIDEISILKPIYDGIRKNEQYKIVWIPIVEEWTDDLRKKFEILRNKMPWYIVQYFSPVVGIKFIKEEWNFKNKAIAVVMNPQGKVEHPNALHMIRVWGMKAFPFTTIAEETISSKGFLMESIWSDSNPNLNAWIQEEKYIFFYGGKDNEWIQQFTKKATALANDPVIKGARISIELFCVGKGSKGEDDIGILGHFWNCIESFFFSRTHKKTDSDPLTQEIQKLLSYKNESGWIVLSKGSRVVATGHGTTIMKVLDEFEKWKGYAREIGVEICFKEYHDKLIEMDRPCCRFDVPITAGKIPDHMKCPHCPRVMETFISFKCCHLDGALNALH is encoded by the exons ATGGCCAGCAAGTTGCTCATTGCCGCCGCAAAGCCAGCCATTAACGGTGAGCTGAGCGTACTAAGCATGTCCGACGAGCAGATCATGAATCAAATTTATGCAACCCATGTTCATGCCGACGAAAAGTTTGACGCTGACTCTCTATTCGTCGTCGTCGAAAACGTTCTTAAGCGTGCCACCCTTATTGTTGACAATGTTGTGatg GGTACCCAAGATCACCTGGAGAATTTGGAGGACAAGGCGCCCAAGGCCAGCTTTAGTCCACCATTGTGCACCCTCAAACAACTTTCTTCTGag ATGGCATGCAAGGCTCCGGGTGAGGAAATTGCGCACAAAACTACTATGTCGATTCTTAACAAACTCTCAACCTATTCATGGGATGCGAAAGCAGTGCTGACGCTTGCTGCTTTTGCTTTGGACTACGGAGATTTCTGGCTCTTAGCCCAACTTCACTCTTCGGACCAACTCGCCAAATCAATGGGGATTCTAAGACGAGTACCTACCATCTTAAAGCGTCCAGTCCTTCAGAAATACGGGAAAGAGATTGTTGAAGTTAACAATCTAATCAAGGCCACATTGGAAGTCATCGAGTCCATCTTTGAGTTGGAGAAACTATCAATCTATGACACAAAGGATGTACCAGCATTATCAACTGCCATGGACCGTATCCCAGTGGACGCCTATTGGGCTATCATAACTATTGTAGCTTGCATGACACAAATGTGTTGTCTCACTAGCGATGA GAACAAGAGACAGGAATTATCTCCTTTTGCTCAGAAAATCAATATCACCCTCAACTTTCTAAAGATGCAGATAAAACTTTGCCATCAACAAATAG ATGAACTTGAGGCTTATAGGAAACTCAAGAAACTCTTGCGAACACCTACCGAAATCATGGAGGTTTTCAAGGCACTGGTTTTCGCCAAGGATAATGTGCAACAGCTTATTGATGGTTCTACAAACAAGTTG GTTAGCATTGATGTGCTGAAAAAGAAGAATGTAGTATTGTTCCTCTCGGGCCTGGACGTCTCAATTGATGAGATCTCGATCTTGAAGCCAATTTATGACGGAATAAGGAAGAATGAGCAATATAAAATTGTATGGATTCCAATTGTGGAGGAATGGACTGATGACTTGCGAAAAAAGTTCGAGATTCTGCGGAATAAGATGCCGTGGTACATAGTGCAATACTTTTCACCAGTAGTAGGCATCAAGTTCATTAAGGAGGAGTGGAACTTCAAGAATAAGGCAATCGCTGTGGTGATGAACCCACAAGGGAAAGTGGAACACCCAAATGCACTACACATGATTCGGGTATGGGGAATGAAGGCCTTCCCTTTCACTACCATAGCTGAAGAAACTATATCGAGcaaagggtttttgatggaaaGCATTTGGAGTGACAGTAATCCGAACCTAAATGCATGG ATCCAAGAGGAGAAGTACATTTTCTTCTATGGAGGTAAGGACAACGAGTGGATCCAACAATTTACAAAGAAAGCAACTGCCCTGGCGAATGATCCAGTTATAAAGGGTGCAAGGATTTCAATAGAGTTGTTTTGCGTTGGGAAAGGCAGCAAAGGGGAGGATGATATCGGCATCCTAGGGCATTTCTGGAATTGCATAGAGAGCTTTTTCTTCTCAAGGACTCACAAGAAGACCGACTCGGATCCTCTAACGCAGGAAATCCAGAAGTTGCTTTCCTACAAGAATGAAAGTGGATGGATTGTGCTCAGCAAAGGGTCTAGAGTGGTTGCAACTGGTCATGGGACAACAATTATGAAGGTCTTGGATGAGTTTGAGAAATGGAAGGGGTACGCTCGTGAGATTGGCGTCGAAATTTGTTTCAAAGAGTACCATGACAAGCTTATTGAAATGGATCGCCCATGCTGTCGTTTTGACGTCCCAATCACTGCTGGAAAAATCCCTGATCATATGAAATGCCCTCACTGTCCCCGCGTCATGGAGACTTTTATCAGCTTCAAGTGCTGCCACCTTGACGGTGCTCTGAACGCACTGCATTAG